A section of the Subtercola frigoramans genome encodes:
- a CDS encoding fumarylacetoacetate hydrolase family protein, which translates to MTAQTNRFTAPFALARYRDGDAVQLGLVAGERIRPLGPSDLGAPDLNTFLGAPDWNRLAALAAAEGDEWMPVGEVVLTAPVEPRQVLQAGANYREHVIQLVAAGLTQDGSRTPEEAREFAAEMMDKRAAHGDPYFFIGLPACVVGDDEPLVLPAYSEVHDWELELAVVIGSRAFHVSRAEALQHVAGYTIVNDVTTRDLVFRKDMKEIGTDWYRAKNAPGFLPTGPFLVPAQFVDTSDTNLRLDLNGETKQDGSTSDLLFDVAALVSGASQTMPLLPGDLLLTGSPAGNGQHWKRFLRDGDVMTGSIEGLGTQVVRCVAEGDAS; encoded by the coding sequence GTGACGGCACAGACCAACCGTTTCACCGCGCCCTTCGCCCTCGCACGATACCGCGACGGCGATGCAGTACAGCTCGGGCTGGTCGCCGGCGAGCGCATTCGACCGCTCGGCCCGTCTGACCTCGGTGCGCCAGACCTCAACACCTTTCTCGGCGCACCCGACTGGAACCGGCTGGCCGCCCTGGCGGCGGCTGAAGGCGATGAGTGGATGCCCGTGGGCGAGGTTGTTCTCACCGCCCCCGTCGAGCCCCGCCAGGTGCTGCAAGCCGGCGCCAACTACCGCGAACACGTCATCCAGCTCGTTGCGGCTGGCCTGACGCAGGACGGATCGCGCACCCCGGAGGAGGCTCGCGAGTTCGCGGCCGAGATGATGGACAAGCGCGCCGCCCACGGCGACCCGTACTTCTTCATCGGACTTCCGGCCTGTGTCGTGGGTGATGACGAACCGCTCGTGCTGCCTGCCTACAGTGAGGTGCACGACTGGGAGCTCGAGCTCGCCGTCGTGATCGGTTCGCGGGCTTTTCACGTGAGCCGCGCGGAGGCACTTCAGCACGTCGCCGGCTACACGATCGTGAACGACGTCACCACCCGTGACCTGGTCTTTCGCAAAGACATGAAGGAGATCGGCACTGACTGGTACCGCGCGAAGAATGCCCCCGGCTTTCTGCCGACGGGACCGTTCCTGGTGCCTGCCCAGTTCGTCGACACCAGCGACACAAACCTGCGCCTCGACCTGAACGGAGAGACGAAGCAAGATGGCTCGACCAGCGATCTGCTGTTCGACGTCGCCGCCCTCGTATCGGGTGCCTCTCAGACGATGCCGCTGCTGCCCGGCGACCTGCTGCTGACGGGCAGCCCGGCCGGTAACGGCCAGCATTGGAAGCGGTTCCTGCGTGACGGCGACGTCATGACGGGGTCGATCGAGGGCCTCGGTACCCAGGTGGTGCGGTGTGTGGCTGAGGGGGATGCGTCGTGA
- a CDS encoding fumarylacetoacetate hydrolase family protein, giving the protein MKIARWVVVVGEGAASTGLSVEPDGSAVGEGFVIGDRVVDFAAGLTVAEVLARGLDAASGLYETARHETGRALAEVQLLAPLVPASIRDFVAFEEHVEGVSASVDGRSEVVPEWYQAPTFYFTNPHTVLGPGDAVSPPETERLDFELEVAAVIGGPGGANLTADESQAAIFGYTIMNDWSARDLQSREMKVRLGPAKGKDFGTSLGPWIVTADELQHFADDEGFLAVRAEVRVNGRLIGEDLVSNMGWPFGELVAYASRNSRVVAGDVLGSGTVGNGGCLAELWGRRGGLDPAPLREGDEVRMIVEGIGELVGLVGAAVAAPPVPVARSRSHARVR; this is encoded by the coding sequence GTGAAGATCGCGAGGTGGGTCGTCGTGGTCGGTGAGGGCGCCGCCAGTACAGGTCTGTCTGTCGAGCCTGACGGATCTGCCGTCGGCGAAGGCTTCGTCATCGGCGACCGGGTTGTCGACTTCGCAGCTGGCCTCACTGTCGCCGAGGTTCTCGCTCGCGGCCTCGACGCTGCGTCAGGGCTGTACGAAACCGCTCGCCACGAGACGGGTCGGGCGCTCGCCGAGGTGCAGCTTCTGGCGCCGCTGGTGCCGGCGAGCATCCGTGATTTCGTCGCCTTCGAAGAGCACGTCGAAGGCGTGAGCGCCTCGGTCGACGGCAGGAGCGAGGTGGTGCCCGAATGGTACCAGGCGCCGACCTTCTATTTCACCAACCCGCACACCGTTCTCGGCCCGGGCGACGCGGTGAGCCCGCCAGAGACCGAGCGCCTCGACTTCGAATTGGAGGTGGCGGCGGTCATCGGCGGGCCGGGCGGGGCGAACCTGACCGCCGACGAGAGCCAGGCCGCCATCTTCGGCTACACGATCATGAACGACTGGTCGGCACGCGACCTGCAGTCTCGTGAGATGAAAGTGCGCCTCGGCCCGGCCAAGGGCAAGGATTTCGGTACCAGCCTGGGCCCGTGGATCGTCACCGCTGATGAACTGCAGCACTTCGCAGACGACGAGGGGTTTCTCGCGGTGCGGGCCGAGGTTCGCGTCAACGGCCGACTCATCGGCGAAGACCTGGTGTCGAACATGGGCTGGCCGTTCGGTGAACTGGTGGCCTATGCCTCGCGCAACTCGCGGGTTGTGGCGGGCGACGTTCTCGGCTCTGGAACGGTCGGCAACGGCGGGTGTCTCGCTGAACTGTGGGGTCGTCGTGGCGGTCTTGATCCCGCGCCGCTTCGCGAAGGTGACGAGGTGCGGATGATCGTCGAAGGCATCGGCGAGCTGGTTGGCCTTGTGGGTGCAGCGGTCGCCGCGCCACCCGTCCCTGTCGCGCGGAGCCGGAGCCACGCCCGCGTGCGGTAA
- a CDS encoding PDDEXK nuclease domain-containing protein, whose amino-acid sequence MVPPNLVLPENYPELLQSLKFQIRNAQFQAQRAVNTGLIRLYWSIGNTILIQQERDGWGSGVVARLAADLQKEFPGMTGISRSSLNYMRAMAASWPEGDSIFQQAAGKLPWGHIMILIDKLEDQPSRNWYAAEAVTRGWSRNMLLNQIKNKTLERSGAAPSNFESSLDRADSELAQQIAKDPYVFDFLDLRGEAAERELERALTGRISETLHELGQGFAFVGRQVHFDVGGDDFYLDLLFFHIEQARYVVIELKTGKFEPGYAGQLGFYTALVDDRLRLEAHAPTVGILVCGSRNDHTVRYSLGRTDSPMAVSTYTYESLPPNEKSALPDADAIAAALDA is encoded by the coding sequence ATGGTTCCACCAAATCTCGTCCTCCCGGAGAACTACCCTGAGCTCCTCCAGTCGCTGAAGTTTCAGATTCGGAACGCACAGTTCCAGGCGCAGCGAGCAGTGAACACCGGACTGATCCGGCTGTACTGGTCCATAGGCAACACGATCCTCATCCAACAGGAACGCGACGGCTGGGGCTCCGGAGTCGTCGCTCGTCTCGCGGCTGATCTCCAGAAGGAATTCCCCGGAATGACGGGCATCTCACGCAGCAGCCTGAACTACATGCGAGCCATGGCTGCAAGCTGGCCAGAAGGAGATTCAATTTTCCAGCAAGCTGCTGGAAAATTGCCATGGGGCCACATCATGATCCTGATCGACAAGCTCGAAGATCAGCCTTCCCGCAACTGGTACGCGGCCGAAGCCGTCACCCGCGGCTGGTCGCGCAACATGCTCTTGAACCAGATCAAGAACAAGACCCTCGAACGATCCGGCGCCGCCCCCAGCAACTTCGAAAGCAGCCTAGATCGAGCGGATTCCGAGCTGGCCCAGCAGATCGCCAAGGATCCATACGTCTTCGACTTCCTCGACCTAAGAGGTGAAGCCGCAGAACGCGAACTCGAGAGAGCACTCACCGGAAGAATCTCCGAAACACTCCACGAACTCGGCCAAGGTTTCGCGTTCGTCGGCAGGCAGGTCCACTTCGACGTCGGAGGAGACGACTTCTACCTCGACCTGCTCTTCTTCCACATCGAACAGGCCCGCTACGTCGTCATCGAACTCAAGACCGGCAAATTCGAACCCGGGTACGCTGGCCAACTCGGCTTCTACACCGCACTCGTCGACGACAGACTCCGCCTCGAAGCTCATGCACCGACCGTGGGAATCCTCGTCTGTGGCAGCCGCAACGACCACACCGTGCGGTACTCCCTCGGCCGCACCGACTCACCGATGGCCGTCTCGACGTACACGTATGAGTCGCTGCCACCAAACGAGAAATCGGCGCTCCCCGACGCAGACGCAATCGCCGCCGCACTCGACGCGTAG
- a CDS encoding cyclase family protein has product MTTPAEHPAGLDRNNPEAEIVARAEAYRNWGRWGADDVLGTLNFIDAAKRKQAAALVTEGTVLSLTQPFDMNGPQKGWRRRTNPVHTMLDTGTDAERGSQGFPHGIGGADDVIAMPLQCSTQWDGLGHIFDHGFAWNGRRAGDVVTSEGDLVTGIEHAAASGVSRGVLLDLGRFLRPDTGELDDGYAITADDLNACISAQGATSVVGTGDMLLVRTGQLTRARRTGWGDYAGGPAPGLSLTTAGWIHRSEIAAIATDTWGFEVRPNEFDVPAFQPLHQVAIPNIGLTIGELWDLDALAEACIERGRFEFLLVASPLAITGAVGSPINPVAVF; this is encoded by the coding sequence GTGACGACTCCTGCCGAGCATCCGGCCGGTCTTGACCGCAACAACCCCGAGGCGGAGATCGTCGCGCGGGCAGAGGCGTACCGCAACTGGGGGCGCTGGGGCGCGGATGACGTTCTCGGAACGCTGAACTTCATCGATGCGGCGAAGCGCAAACAGGCTGCCGCCCTCGTCACCGAGGGTACAGTGCTGTCGTTGACCCAGCCGTTCGACATGAACGGGCCGCAGAAGGGCTGGCGTCGGCGCACGAACCCGGTGCACACCATGCTCGACACGGGAACCGATGCCGAGCGCGGGTCGCAGGGCTTTCCGCACGGCATCGGCGGGGCAGACGACGTCATCGCCATGCCGCTGCAGTGTTCCACGCAGTGGGATGGACTCGGGCACATCTTCGACCACGGTTTCGCCTGGAACGGGCGCCGGGCCGGCGATGTCGTGACGAGCGAAGGCGATCTGGTGACCGGCATCGAGCACGCGGCGGCGTCGGGTGTCTCGCGCGGGGTCCTGCTCGACCTCGGGCGCTTTCTGCGGCCCGACACCGGTGAGCTCGACGACGGCTACGCCATCACCGCCGACGATCTCAACGCGTGCATCTCGGCGCAGGGAGCGACGAGTGTGGTCGGCACCGGCGACATGCTGCTCGTGCGCACGGGTCAGCTGACTCGCGCTCGCCGCACTGGCTGGGGCGACTATGCGGGCGGCCCGGCACCCGGGCTGTCTCTCACCACGGCCGGCTGGATCCACCGCAGCGAGATCGCCGCGATCGCCACCGACACGTGGGGGTTCGAGGTGCGACCCAACGAGTTCGATGTGCCGGCCTTCCAGCCGCTGCACCAGGTGGCGATACCGAACATCGGGCTCACGATCGGTGAGCTGTGGGACCTGGATGCCCTCGCCGAAGCCTGCATCGAACGCGGGCGCTTCGAGTTCCTGCTCGTCGCGTCGCCGCTGGCCATCACCGGGGCCGTCGGGTCGCCGATCAACCCCGTCGCCGTCTTCTGA
- a CDS encoding amidohydrolase family protein, translating into MSTESMIDHATTDVHAHVLLPSLQGAVQNRAPEAFAEAQALDARRNGPESLAASGVMIRERFARLTDLGARLAAMDAQGVDRQWVSASPSHFYPWAEEGLAVWIALETNRLVAEHVAGNPERLTGLGVVPLQHPSRLVECLDDAVLGRGLAGVEISSFAGDVELSDERLEPFWARAVELGAIVFLHPFGCSLDERLDRYYLSNTVGQPTENAVALSHLIFSGVFDRHPALKLLAAHGGGYLPTAIGRSDHAWRVRPEARGCAHEPSSYLRSIWFDTVVHDARALRYLVEVAGASQVLMGSDFPFDMGPEDPVSFVKGAGLGGGEVARILAGNAEALLAVRVAR; encoded by the coding sequence ATGAGCACCGAAAGTATGATCGACCACGCCACCACCGACGTGCACGCGCACGTTCTTCTGCCCTCGCTGCAGGGTGCGGTGCAGAACCGCGCGCCCGAGGCTTTCGCCGAAGCCCAGGCGCTGGATGCCCGCCGCAACGGTCCCGAGAGCCTCGCCGCCTCGGGGGTGATGATCCGCGAGCGTTTCGCGCGGCTCACCGACCTCGGGGCACGGTTGGCGGCGATGGATGCCCAGGGCGTCGACAGGCAATGGGTGAGTGCCTCGCCCAGTCACTTCTACCCCTGGGCCGAAGAGGGCCTCGCCGTCTGGATCGCCCTTGAGACCAATCGCCTCGTCGCGGAACACGTCGCCGGTAACCCCGAACGGCTCACCGGTCTCGGTGTGGTGCCGCTGCAGCATCCATCGCGCCTTGTCGAGTGCCTCGACGATGCCGTTCTCGGCCGAGGGCTGGCGGGCGTCGAGATCTCGTCGTTCGCCGGTGATGTCGAGCTGTCAGACGAGCGGCTCGAACCGTTCTGGGCGCGGGCAGTGGAGCTGGGAGCCATCGTCTTTCTGCACCCGTTCGGCTGCAGTCTCGACGAGCGACTCGATCGCTACTACCTCTCGAACACGGTGGGCCAGCCGACCGAGAATGCGGTCGCGCTCTCGCACCTCATCTTCTCGGGGGTGTTCGACAGGCATCCGGCCCTGAAACTGCTCGCCGCGCACGGCGGCGGCTACCTGCCCACGGCGATCGGCCGCTCGGACCACGCCTGGCGGGTGCGGCCAGAGGCCCGCGGCTGTGCGCACGAACCGTCGAGCTACCTGCGCTCGATCTGGTTCGACACGGTGGTGCACGATGCGCGGGCACTGCGGTACCTCGTCGAGGTGGCCGGTGCCTCGCAGGTGCTGATGGGCAGCGACTTCCCGTTCGACATGGGGCCAGAAGACCCGGTGTCGTTCGTGAAGGGTGCCGGGCTGGGCGGTGGCGAGGTGGCGCGCATCCTGGCGGGCAACGCTGAGGCGCTGCTTGCGGTGCGGGTGGCGCGGTGA
- a CDS encoding FAD-dependent monooxygenase: protein MTAVSNVAIAGGGVAALATAIQLAKAGVTVDVFEQKPELSAIGSGITLQGNALRVFDALGVWPSIRDAGYVFEGLTLRAPGPDAPIIAELPEVKSGGPDYPAAMGMYRPDLNRILLERAEELGVRVHFGAPVTGLEAIGGDTVEVWVGGESVGPYDLVVGADGVHSAVRELIGIETTPQSTGMGIWRAFVSRPDEVEHTELYYGGPAYIAGYTPTGDDSMYVYIVEAAQDRAGVSPEDGARIMIEQSRAYSGPWQSIRDDLARGDARVNYTWFTSHVVPEAWNRGRVVVIGDAAHSCPPTIAQGGAQALEDAYVLTELLVAADTVDEALWSAFAARRLPRAQAVVDASVQLGQWQLEGNRDADAPGLIFGIAQRMAQPA from the coding sequence ATGACAGCAGTCAGTAATGTCGCCATCGCCGGCGGCGGAGTCGCGGCGCTCGCGACGGCGATCCAGCTCGCCAAGGCGGGGGTAACGGTCGACGTGTTCGAGCAGAAACCCGAGCTCAGCGCAATCGGATCGGGGATCACGCTGCAGGGAAACGCGCTGCGGGTGTTCGATGCGCTCGGGGTGTGGCCGAGCATCCGTGACGCCGGGTACGTCTTCGAGGGACTGACGCTGCGTGCGCCGGGGCCCGATGCCCCGATCATCGCTGAACTGCCGGAGGTGAAGAGTGGCGGCCCGGACTACCCGGCGGCGATGGGCATGTATCGGCCTGACCTCAACAGGATCCTGCTGGAACGAGCCGAAGAACTCGGAGTGCGGGTGCACTTCGGTGCACCGGTGACCGGGCTGGAGGCGATCGGCGGCGACACGGTCGAGGTGTGGGTCGGCGGCGAGTCGGTCGGCCCATACGACCTGGTGGTCGGGGCCGACGGGGTGCACTCTGCGGTTCGCGAGCTGATCGGCATCGAGACGACGCCGCAGTCGACGGGGATGGGCATCTGGCGGGCGTTCGTCTCGCGCCCCGACGAAGTGGAGCACACCGAGCTCTACTACGGCGGCCCGGCGTACATCGCCGGGTATACGCCGACCGGCGACGATTCGATGTACGTCTATATCGTCGAGGCCGCCCAGGACCGAGCCGGGGTGTCGCCCGAAGACGGCGCACGCATCATGATCGAGCAGTCGCGCGCGTACAGCGGTCCGTGGCAGTCGATTCGTGACGACCTGGCCCGCGGCGATGCCCGGGTCAACTACACCTGGTTCACCTCCCACGTCGTACCGGAGGCGTGGAATCGAGGCCGCGTGGTCGTCATCGGCGACGCCGCCCACAGTTGCCCCCCGACGATTGCGCAGGGTGGTGCGCAAGCACTCGAAGATGCGTATGTGCTGACCGAGCTGCTGGTCGCCGCCGACACGGTGGATGAGGCTCTCTGGAGTGCCTTTGCCGCCCGGCGCCTTCCGCGAGCTCAAGCCGTCGTCGATGCGTCGGTGCAGCTCGGGCAGTGGCAGCTCGAAGGCAATCGCGACGCCGATGCCCCCGGTCTCATCTTCGGAATCGCACAGAGAATGGCCCAGCCCGCATGA
- a CDS encoding dihydroxyacetone kinase family protein, with protein sequence MTRLYNDPVDFADEMIDGFVAANQNQVRRVNGGVVRSTHTPENTVAVVVGGGSGHYPAFGGIVGQGLAHGAAMGNLFASPSAHQVETVAKAADRGGGVLLSYGNYAGDVLHFTQAQDALNAAGIPTRTVAVTDDISSASPAEKNKRRGIAGDLTVFKSAAAAAEEGYSLDEVVRVATLANERTRSFGVAFTGCTLPGAPEPLFSVPEGRMAVGMGIHGEPGIGETDVPTADDLARQFVEALLAELPEGIEQAEGQRVGLILNGLGSVKYEELFVVYRSVSQLLDAAGVTIVDPEVGELVTSFDMAGVSLTLFWLDDELERFWRAPADTPAYRKGSVRATEQLDATELDVDVEEIIPESSIESQKAARTAYLALEALLEVVNENVEELGRIDAVAGDGDHGIGMQRGARAASAAALEALSAGAGAETLLHRAADAWADRAGGTSGALWGVALKALGSELGDTDKPTAAAVGAGVQAATNGILTFGAELGDKTMVDALVPFSDVLSREIDGGATLADAWNTAALVASDSAAATASLLPRVGRARPHAEKSLGTPDAGAHSLGLIVTAIAAVLRDATAKETHND encoded by the coding sequence ATGACTCGCCTGTACAACGACCCGGTCGATTTCGCCGATGAGATGATCGACGGGTTCGTCGCCGCCAACCAGAACCAGGTTCGCCGAGTCAACGGAGGCGTCGTGCGGAGCACGCACACTCCGGAGAACACAGTGGCCGTCGTGGTCGGCGGCGGCTCGGGCCACTACCCGGCCTTCGGCGGCATCGTCGGCCAGGGTCTCGCCCACGGCGCCGCCATGGGCAACCTCTTCGCTTCCCCCTCTGCGCACCAGGTCGAAACCGTCGCCAAGGCAGCCGACCGGGGCGGCGGCGTCCTCCTCAGCTACGGCAACTACGCCGGCGACGTGCTGCACTTCACCCAGGCGCAGGATGCACTGAATGCCGCGGGCATCCCGACCCGAACGGTGGCCGTCACCGACGACATCTCGAGCGCCTCGCCGGCAGAGAAGAACAAGCGCCGCGGAATCGCCGGCGACCTCACCGTCTTCAAGTCGGCCGCAGCAGCAGCCGAAGAGGGCTATTCGCTCGACGAGGTCGTTCGCGTTGCAACCCTGGCGAACGAACGCACTCGCTCATTCGGTGTCGCCTTCACCGGATGCACGCTCCCCGGTGCCCCGGAACCGCTCTTCAGCGTGCCAGAGGGTCGCATGGCCGTGGGAATGGGAATCCACGGTGAGCCGGGGATCGGCGAGACCGATGTTCCCACCGCCGACGACCTCGCCCGCCAGTTCGTGGAGGCGCTGCTCGCCGAGCTGCCCGAGGGAATCGAGCAGGCCGAGGGCCAGCGGGTCGGACTGATTCTGAACGGGCTCGGCTCGGTGAAGTACGAAGAGTTGTTCGTGGTCTACCGCAGCGTCTCGCAGCTGCTCGATGCTGCGGGAGTCACGATCGTCGACCCCGAGGTGGGCGAACTGGTCACGAGCTTCGACATGGCCGGCGTCTCGCTCACCCTCTTCTGGCTCGACGACGAACTCGAGCGCTTCTGGCGAGCGCCCGCAGATACCCCTGCGTACCGCAAGGGCTCCGTGCGGGCCACAGAGCAGCTCGATGCAACAGAACTCGACGTCGACGTCGAGGAGATCATCCCCGAGTCGTCCATCGAATCGCAGAAGGCAGCCCGAACCGCGTACCTGGCTCTCGAAGCCCTGCTCGAGGTCGTCAATGAGAACGTCGAGGAGCTCGGGCGCATCGACGCCGTCGCCGGCGACGGCGACCACGGAATCGGCATGCAGCGCGGAGCCCGCGCGGCATCGGCGGCTGCTCTCGAAGCCCTCTCGGCCGGTGCGGGCGCCGAGACTCTGCTCCATCGCGCCGCCGATGCGTGGGCCGACCGCGCCGGCGGAACGTCGGGCGCCCTGTGGGGCGTTGCGTTGAAGGCGCTCGGCTCCGAGCTCGGTGACACCGACAAGCCCACGGCCGCCGCAGTCGGCGCCGGCGTGCAGGCGGCCACGAACGGGATTCTCACGTTCGGTGCCGAACTGGGTGACAAGACGATGGTCGATGCGCTGGTTCCCTTCAGCGATGTTCTCAGCCGCGAGATCGATGGCGGGGCAACCCTCGCCGACGCCTGGAACACCGCGGCCCTCGTCGCGAGCGACTCCGCTGCGGCGACCGCGTCACTCCTCCCTCGCGTGGGCCGTGCCCGCCCCCACGCCGAGAAGAGCCTCGGTACGCCCGACGCCGGCGCCCATTCACTCGGCCTCATCGTGACGGCGATCGCCGCCGTGCTGCGAGACGCCACAGCCAAGGAGACACACAATGACTGA
- a CDS encoding FadR/GntR family transcriptional regulator — protein MPAYPAQPTDQISSALSSIATGSAVSAVAKRLLDLFTSGDIEVGTRLPPERELAARLQIGRSAVREALAALEILGVVDVRPGSGTYLRGTTSELLPETLSWGLMLGEPRTRDLIAIRGQLEIFAAQLAAENISADSLQRIGQHLVAQAEAGDNRTRFIEADLKFHLEIAKSADNKVLIDLLQSIRSLLRIWVERGLQSDTDAAAAYEEHDRIYQALKAGDPAAAAAAMAEHMHTAGERLTRTLDGGH, from the coding sequence ATGCCGGCGTATCCCGCTCAACCCACTGACCAGATCAGCTCGGCCCTCAGCTCGATCGCGACCGGAAGTGCCGTGTCTGCCGTCGCGAAGCGGCTTCTCGACCTCTTCACAAGTGGCGACATCGAGGTCGGCACCCGGCTCCCCCCTGAGCGGGAACTGGCCGCGAGACTGCAGATCGGGCGATCAGCCGTGCGCGAAGCACTCGCTGCCCTCGAGATTCTCGGCGTCGTCGACGTGCGGCCCGGCAGTGGCACCTACCTGCGGGGCACCACCTCAGAGTTGTTGCCCGAGACGCTGAGCTGGGGGCTGATGCTCGGCGAACCGCGCACCCGCGACCTCATCGCGATCCGCGGGCAATTGGAGATCTTCGCGGCCCAGCTCGCCGCCGAGAACATCAGCGCAGACTCGCTCCAGCGAATCGGCCAGCACCTCGTCGCGCAGGCGGAGGCGGGAGACAACCGAACCCGGTTCATCGAGGCCGATCTGAAGTTCCACCTGGAGATCGCGAAGAGCGCAGACAACAAGGTGCTGATCGACCTGCTGCAGAGCATCCGCTCGCTTCTGCGCATCTGGGTCGAACGAGGGCTGCAGAGCGACACCGATGCCGCGGCCGCCTATGAGGAGCACGACCGCATCTACCAGGCGCTGAAGGCCGGGGACCCAGCGGCAGCGGCAGCGGCGATGGCCGAACACATGCACACGGCGGGCGAGCGACTGACGCGTACGCTCGACGGTGGGCATTAG